The Faecalibacterium prausnitzii genome includes a window with the following:
- a CDS encoding putative ABC transporter permease, producing MELNFYTLSVIYLVYSFLGWVGETVVATAKGRRFTNRGVASGPFCFVYGTAGVLLAVGLADLRNNWFALFAGSFLIATVVEWITAKLLERVHHRRWWDYSDKKFNLDGYVCLQYSALWGVLGAVAVRWGNDLLLRFCAWLPPLLLHIAVWVSMTIAVLDQIGAVVVVGQYAARHPRLEQLGQELGKGTDRLQQKIAARVERRIQRAYPAAARPEPTTSAEKAMSVSDLVWLFVVGAFLGDVVETLFCRITAGVWMSRSSLVWGPFSVVWGLALVLAAVLLRGSEHQSESRIFWFGVILGGAYEYVCSAVTELLFGTVFWDYSGFKFNLGGRINLLYCFFWGIAAVTWMRYGYPLVAKCMGKLKSRIRPWMTAALAVFMAVNMLVSALALARYDARTSGVEAANPVDVVLDAHFDNARMERIYPNAKKVSSHAR from the coding sequence ATGGAATTGAATTTCTATACCCTCAGCGTTATCTATCTGGTCTACTCGTTTTTGGGCTGGGTGGGGGAGACGGTCGTAGCCACCGCCAAAGGCCGCCGGTTCACCAACCGCGGTGTGGCCTCCGGCCCGTTCTGCTTCGTCTACGGCACGGCGGGCGTTCTGCTGGCCGTGGGTCTGGCCGACCTGCGCAACAACTGGTTCGCACTGTTCGCGGGCAGTTTTCTGATCGCGACTGTGGTCGAGTGGATCACGGCGAAGCTGCTGGAACGGGTGCACCACCGCCGCTGGTGGGATTATTCCGATAAAAAGTTCAACCTGGACGGCTACGTCTGCCTGCAATATTCTGCCTTGTGGGGTGTGCTGGGCGCAGTAGCAGTCCGCTGGGGCAATGACCTGCTGCTGCGGTTCTGCGCCTGGCTGCCGCCGCTGCTGCTCCACATCGCGGTATGGGTCAGCATGACGATCGCCGTGCTGGACCAGATCGGTGCGGTGGTGGTCGTGGGGCAGTATGCCGCCAGACACCCCCGGCTGGAACAGTTGGGGCAGGAGCTGGGCAAGGGCACCGACCGGCTGCAGCAGAAGATCGCCGCCCGCGTCGAGCGCCGCATCCAGCGGGCCTACCCCGCAGCGGCCCGCCCGGAGCCGACCACCAGCGCCGAAAAGGCGATGAGCGTATCCGACCTGGTCTGGCTGTTCGTGGTGGGGGCCTTCCTCGGTGATGTGGTGGAGACCCTGTTCTGCCGCATCACGGCCGGTGTCTGGATGAGTCGGTCGAGCCTGGTATGGGGCCCGTTCAGCGTGGTGTGGGGGCTGGCGCTGGTGTTGGCCGCCGTCCTTCTGCGGGGCAGCGAGCACCAGAGCGAGAGCCGCATCTTCTGGTTCGGCGTCATCCTCGGCGGTGCGTATGAGTATGTGTGCAGCGCCGTCACCGAGCTGCTGTTCGGCACCGTGTTCTGGGATTACAGCGGCTTCAAGTTCAACCTCGGCGGGCGCATCAACCTGCTGTATTGCTTCTTCTGGGGCATTGCGGCGGTGACCTGGATGCGGTACGGCTACCCGCTGGTGGCAAAGTGCATGGGAAAGCTGAAATCCCGCATCCGCCCCTGGATGACGGCGGCGCTGGCCGTCTTTATGGCAGTGAATATGCTGGTGTCAGCGCTTGCGCTGGCCCGGTACGATGCCCGCACCAGCGGCGTGGAGGCGGCGAACCCCGTCGATGTGGTTTTGGATGCGCACTTTGACAATGCCCGGATGGAGCGCATCTATCCCAATGCGAAAAAAGTCTCTTCTCATGCCCGGTGA
- the fucO gene encoding lactaldehyde reductase translates to MADRIVLNTISYHGHGAIENIVPELTARGYKKAFVCSDPDLIKFGVTKKVTDLLDAANFAYAVYSEIKPNPTIANVQDGVAAFKAAEADCIVTIGGGSSMDTAKAIGIIINNPEFADVRSLEGVAPTKKHAVFTIAVPTTAGTAAEVTINYVITDVEKKRKFVCVDTNDIPEIAVVDPDMMSSMPKGLTAATGMDALTHAIEGYITKGHCTISDMFHLEAIKLISENLRGAVQNTPEGREGMALGQYIAGMGFSNVGLGIVHSMAHGLSALYDTPHGVACAILLPVGLEYNKSVAGERYRAVGKAMGVQGIDEMNDAEAADATIAAVKQLSADVGIPTNLHGILKEEDIQFLAESAYADACRPGNPRDTSVEEIVELYKSQL, encoded by the coding sequence ATGGCTGATCGTATCGTACTGAATACCATTTCCTACCATGGCCACGGTGCCATCGAGAACATCGTTCCCGAACTGACCGCCCGCGGCTACAAGAAGGCGTTCGTCTGCTCCGACCCCGACCTCATCAAGTTCGGCGTGACCAAAAAAGTCACCGACCTGCTGGATGCGGCAAACTTTGCCTACGCTGTGTACAGCGAGATCAAGCCCAACCCCACCATCGCCAATGTGCAGGACGGCGTGGCGGCCTTCAAGGCTGCTGAGGCAGACTGCATCGTGACCATCGGCGGCGGCTCTTCCATGGACACCGCAAAGGCTATCGGCATCATCATCAACAACCCGGAGTTCGCGGATGTCCGCTCTCTGGAAGGTGTCGCACCCACCAAGAAGCACGCTGTCTTCACCATCGCTGTGCCCACCACCGCCGGTACGGCGGCCGAAGTCACCATCAACTACGTCATCACCGACGTCGAGAAGAAGCGCAAGTTCGTCTGCGTCGATACCAACGACATCCCGGAGATCGCCGTCGTGGACCCCGATATGATGTCCTCCATGCCCAAGGGCCTGACCGCTGCCACCGGTATGGACGCTCTGACCCACGCCATTGAGGGCTACATCACCAAGGGCCACTGCACCATCTCCGATATGTTCCATCTGGAAGCCATCAAGCTCATCAGCGAGAACCTGCGCGGTGCCGTCCAGAACACCCCGGAAGGCCGTGAGGGCATGGCTCTGGGCCAGTACATCGCCGGTATGGGCTTCTCCAACGTCGGTCTGGGCATCGTCCACTCCATGGCACACGGCCTGTCCGCTCTGTATGACACCCCGCACGGTGTGGCCTGCGCCATCCTGCTGCCGGTCGGTCTGGAATACAACAAGAGCGTGGCCGGTGAGCGCTACCGTGCTGTCGGCAAGGCCATGGGCGTCCAGGGCATCGACGAGATGAACGACGCCGAGGCAGCTGATGCCACCATCGCCGCCGTCAAGCAGCTGAGTGCAGATGTGGGCATCCCCACCAACCTGCACGGCATCCTGAAGGAAGAGGACATCCAGTTCCTGGCAGAGTCCGCTTACGCCGACGCCTGCCGCCCCGGCAACCCGCGTGACACCAGCGTGGAAGAGATCGTGGAGCTGTACAAGAGCCAGCTGTAA
- a CDS encoding GntR family transcriptional regulator produces the protein MKEMEQQAKQSLKLQAYQYLKTKILNCEYRPNEFLNEQKLCAEMGNISRTPMRDALGRLEQEGLITILPKKGLMVSGITEDDVHSMFEMRLLVEPYALRNYGNLIPRQALEDYKELMHHPDRIDDFCKSDDDFHELLMSSLPNKYLRSAYDRITGLNTRFRIMTGKVSMINQDQTCEEHLHILDAALNDNWDTAADALQHHLELARDKAEGVIKVIRLW, from the coding sequence ATGAAAGAGATGGAACAGCAGGCAAAGCAGAGCTTGAAGCTCCAGGCCTACCAGTACCTGAAAACAAAGATCCTGAACTGTGAGTACCGTCCCAATGAGTTTCTCAACGAGCAGAAGCTCTGTGCGGAGATGGGCAATATCAGCCGCACCCCCATGCGGGATGCGTTGGGCCGGTTGGAGCAGGAGGGTCTCATCACCATTCTGCCCAAAAAGGGCCTGATGGTCTCCGGCATCACGGAGGACGATGTGCACAGCATGTTCGAGATGCGCCTTCTGGTGGAGCCGTATGCGCTGCGCAATTACGGCAACCTGATCCCCCGGCAGGCACTGGAAGACTATAAGGAACTGATGCACCACCCGGACCGCATCGACGACTTCTGCAAGTCGGACGATGACTTCCACGAGCTGCTGATGAGCAGCCTGCCCAACAAGTACCTGCGCTCGGCCTATGACCGTATCACCGGCCTGAACACCCGGTTCCGCATCATGACCGGCAAGGTGAGCATGATCAATCAGGACCAGACCTGCGAGGAGCATCTGCACATCCTGGATGCGGCCCTGAACGACAACTGGGACACCGCCGCCGATGCGCTGCAGCACCATCTGGAGCTGGCCCGCGATAAGGCCGAAGGCGTCATCAAGGTCATCCGGCTGTGGTAA
- a CDS encoding Fur family transcriptional regulator: MAGRGGYNTKTRQLILDYLINNRQHAVSASNILEHLEAEGASPNPTTVYRYLDKLAGEQRIMKYVADKGEKAVFQYVDEGRHCREHLHLKCVQCGRIYHLDCHFMDEVRAHLMAEHGFTLQCEGSVLYGLCRRCAQQNEQAEQTAENSNSDVDTDKKP; the protein is encoded by the coding sequence ATGGCAGGTCGCGGCGGATACAACACCAAAACCCGGCAGCTCATCCTGGATTACCTCATCAACAACCGGCAGCACGCGGTCAGTGCGTCGAATATTCTGGAACATCTGGAGGCCGAGGGCGCCAGCCCCAACCCCACCACCGTCTACCGGTATCTCGACAAGTTGGCGGGCGAACAGCGCATCATGAAATACGTCGCCGACAAGGGCGAAAAAGCTGTGTTCCAATATGTGGACGAAGGGCGGCACTGCCGGGAGCATCTGCACCTCAAATGTGTGCAGTGCGGGCGGATCTATCACCTGGACTGCCACTTCATGGACGAGGTGCGCGCCCATCTGATGGCCGAACACGGCTTTACGCTCCAGTGCGAGGGAAGCGTTTTGTACGGACTTTGCCGCCGCTGTGCGCAGCAAAATGAGCAGGCTGAACAAACCGCAGAAAATTCAAATTCGGATGTTGACACGGACAAAAAGCCGTGA
- the asnB gene encoding asparagine synthase B yields the protein MCCVMGYTGHDLSAAKFKDYLLRTVMRGPDDQRVVEGPFGLMGFGRLAIMGLTPEGMQPFYRGADCVVCNGELYGFRFEKEILKRRGYKFQSDCDCEILLPLYYEYGLDMFRHLDAEFALILYDSRKDRLIAARDPIGIRPLFYGYSKSSHQIAFASEMQNLIGWCDDIRPFPIGSYYCDGRFVRYEDIADVPAPMEDDMETTLTNIREKLIAGVEKRLDADAPVGFLLSGGLDSSLVCSIAAKKLGKPIRTFAIGMDTDAIDLKYARQTADYLGSEHHEVIINREMVLQSLEEVIRLLGTWDITTIRASMGMYLLCKAIHEQTDVRVLLTGEISDELFGYKYTDYAPTADAFQQESQKRIRELYMYDVLRADRCISSNSIEARVPFGDLDFVRYVMAIDPEKKLNSYGKGKYLLRKAFEGDWLPPEILWREKAAFSDAVGHSMVDDIKEYTESLYTDEEFQLRRANYSAHCMPFTKESLFYREIFEKYYHDQSRTIVDFWMPNKAWPGCNVNDPSARVLANYGASGV from the coding sequence ATGTGTTGTGTAATGGGTTACACCGGGCACGATCTGAGTGCCGCCAAGTTCAAGGATTATCTGCTGCGCACCGTGATGCGCGGCCCGGACGACCAGCGGGTCGTGGAAGGGCCGTTCGGCCTGATGGGCTTTGGCCGGCTGGCCATCATGGGCCTGACGCCCGAAGGCATGCAGCCGTTCTACCGCGGAGCCGACTGTGTGGTCTGCAACGGCGAGCTGTACGGCTTCCGCTTTGAAAAAGAGATTTTGAAGCGCCGGGGCTACAAGTTCCAGTCCGACTGCGACTGTGAGATCCTGCTGCCGCTTTATTATGAGTACGGCCTCGACATGTTCCGCCATCTGGACGCTGAGTTCGCCCTCATCCTCTACGATTCCCGCAAGGACCGCCTCATCGCAGCCCGCGACCCCATCGGCATCCGCCCGCTGTTCTACGGCTACTCCAAGTCCAGCCACCAGATCGCATTCGCGTCCGAGATGCAGAACCTCATCGGCTGGTGCGACGACATCCGGCCCTTCCCCATTGGCAGCTACTACTGCGACGGCCGCTTCGTCCGCTATGAGGACATCGCCGATGTGCCCGCCCCCATGGAAGACGACATGGAGACCACCTTGACCAACATCCGCGAAAAGCTCATCGCCGGTGTGGAAAAGCGTCTGGACGCCGACGCACCGGTCGGCTTCCTGCTTTCGGGCGGTCTGGACTCCTCGCTGGTCTGCTCCATCGCAGCCAAAAAGCTGGGCAAGCCCATCCGCACCTTTGCCATCGGCATGGACACCGACGCCATCGACCTGAAGTATGCCCGTCAGACCGCTGACTATCTGGGCAGCGAGCATCACGAGGTCATCATCAACCGGGAGATGGTCCTCCAGAGCCTGGAAGAGGTCATCCGCCTGCTGGGCACCTGGGACATCACCACCATCCGCGCCAGCATGGGCATGTACCTGCTGTGCAAGGCCATCCACGAGCAGACCGATGTCCGTGTCCTGCTGACGGGCGAGATCTCCGATGAGCTGTTCGGCTACAAGTACACCGACTATGCCCCCACCGCCGACGCCTTCCAGCAGGAGAGCCAGAAGCGCATCCGCGAGCTTTATATGTACGATGTCCTCCGCGCCGACCGCTGCATCTCCTCCAACAGCATTGAGGCCCGTGTGCCCTTCGGCGACCTGGACTTCGTCCGCTACGTGATGGCCATTGACCCCGAAAAGAAGCTGAACAGCTACGGCAAGGGCAAGTACCTGCTGCGCAAAGCCTTCGAGGGCGACTGGCTGCCGCCGGAGATCCTGTGGCGTGAAAAGGCCGCCTTCTCCGATGCCGTAGGCCACAGCATGGTGGACGACATCAAGGAGTATACCGAGAGCCTTTACACCGACGAGGAGTTCCAGCTCCGCCGGGCAAACTATTCGGCCCACTGCATGCCGTTCACCAAGGAGAGCCTGTTCTACCGCGAGATCTTCGAGAAATACTACCACGACCAGAGTCGCACCATCGTCGATTTCTGGATGCCCAACAAGGCATGGCCCGGCTG